In Geminocystis sp. NIES-3708, a single window of DNA contains:
- a CDS encoding nucleotidyl transferase AbiEii/AbiGii toxin family protein has product MTNPQIESLERIAALLVNIPTRFVFTGGATIILYVDEILRDELRPTLDVDCVVEVFSRGEYYALAQKLREVGLEESRVKNAPLCRWQYDNLIIDIMPCTATILGFTNSWYGEGMNNCINYVLPSGGEIEIFSPVYLLATKVEAFLGRGKDLRLSKDVEDIVILLDGCEILEDDFYRGSVEVQHFLRGWFQDNIKGLEEAVFCFLPTVSEGREGLVMDLINRFASFV; this is encoded by the coding sequence ATGACTAATCCCCAGATTGAAAGTTTGGAAAGAATAGCGGCACTTTTGGTAAATATTCCTACAAGGTTTGTTTTTACTGGAGGGGCGACTATTATTTTATATGTGGATGAAATTTTACGGGATGAACTTCGCCCTACTTTAGATGTGGATTGTGTGGTAGAGGTTTTTTCACGGGGGGAGTATTATGCTTTGGCACAAAAGTTACGAGAGGTAGGGTTGGAGGAGTCTAGGGTAAAAAATGCTCCTTTATGTCGGTGGCAGTATGATAATTTGATTATTGATATTATGCCTTGTACTGCTACTATTCTGGGTTTTACTAATAGTTGGTATGGTGAGGGCATGAATAATTGTATTAATTATGTTTTACCGAGTGGAGGAGAGATTGAGATTTTTTCCCCTGTTTATCTATTGGCGACTAAGGTGGAGGCTTTTTTGGGAAGGGGTAAGGATTTACGGTTGTCGAAGGATGTTGAGGATATTGTTATTTTGTTGGATGGTTGTGAGATTTTGGAGGATGATTTTTATAGGGGGAGTGTTGAGGTGCAACATTTTTTAAGGGGTTGGTTTCAGGATAATATTAAGGGGTTGGAGGAGGCGGTTTTCTGTTTTTTACCTACTGTTAGTGAAGGGCGTGAGGGGTTGGTAATGGATTTAATTAACAGGTTTGCTAGTTTTGTTTAG
- a CDS encoding GNAT family N-acetyltransferase, with translation MIKVIPFSRIHWKEVWEIIEPVFREGETYPYPPDIKEAEAYTIWVEIPTQTYIAIDDNANIVGTYYLKPNQPGLGSHVCNCGYVVAQNARRQGIASQMCLHSQREAIAHGFLYMQYNLVVSTNKPAIQLWKKQGFEVIGILPNGFRHSKLGLVDALVMYKQLSS, from the coding sequence ATGATTAAAGTTATTCCTTTTTCCAGAATTCATTGGAAGGAAGTATGGGAAATAATTGAACCAGTATTTAGAGAGGGTGAAACTTATCCTTATCCCCCCGATATAAAAGAAGCGGAAGCCTATACAATTTGGGTGGAAATTCCGACTCAAACCTATATAGCTATTGATGATAATGCTAACATTGTTGGAACATATTATTTAAAACCTAACCAACCCGGACTAGGCTCTCATGTATGTAACTGTGGATATGTTGTTGCTCAAAATGCACGAAGGCAAGGTATTGCGTCTCAAATGTGCCTTCATTCTCAACGAGAAGCTATTGCTCACGGTTTTTTATATATGCAATACAATTTAGTTGTATCTACGAACAAACCAGCTATTCAACTATGGAAAAAACAAGGCTTTGAGGTAATTGGCATTTTACCTAATGGGTTTAGGCATTCAAAATTAGGCTTAGTTGATGCACTGGTGATGTATAAGCAACTTTCGTCTTGA